The following coding sequences are from one uncultured Desulfobacter sp. window:
- the tsaA gene encoding tRNA (N6-threonylcarbamoyladenosine(37)-N6)-methyltransferase TrmO translates to MRLTYIGTIQTPFGDREGMPIQPTGAKDVQGRIILHPEYEQGLSDIDGFSHLILLYHFHQSDGFDLMLTPFMDTKPRGLFSTRAPRRPNPIGLSIVRLVGRKENTLDILDIDVLNNTPLIDIKPYVPGFDAKTEHVRSGWLEKNQAKAQTMTSDSRFI, encoded by the coding sequence ATGCGATTAACTTACATCGGCACGATACAGACACCGTTTGGAGACCGCGAAGGCATGCCGATTCAGCCCACCGGTGCTAAAGATGTTCAGGGCCGGATTATCCTCCACCCCGAGTATGAACAAGGCCTGTCGGACATTGACGGATTCTCCCATCTGATTTTGCTTTACCATTTTCACCAGTCAGACGGGTTTGACCTCATGCTCACCCCGTTTATGGATACTAAACCACGGGGGCTGTTCTCCACCCGGGCACCCCGGCGTCCCAACCCCATCGGTCTGTCCATTGTCCGCCTGGTCGGAAGAAAAGAAAATACCCTTGATATTCTGGATATTGATGTTTTAAATAACACCCCGCTTATTGACATTAAGCCTTATGTGCCGGGATTTGATGCCAAAACTGAGCATGTCCGGTCGGGGTGGCTGGAAAAAAATCAGGCTAAAGCGCAAACCATGACTTCCGACAGCAGATTTATTTGA
- a CDS encoding KH domain-containing protein → MKVLMETMVRALVDEPDFVNVTEIGGIHTSILELKVCKSDIGKVIGKKGRTADALRTILNAVSAKLNKRVFLEITEDLND, encoded by the coding sequence ATGAAAGTGCTTATGGAAACCATGGTCCGGGCTCTGGTCGATGAACCCGATTTCGTCAACGTAACGGAAATCGGCGGAATTCACACATCAATATTGGAACTGAAAGTTTGTAAATCCGACATCGGTAAAGTTATCGGTAAGAAGGGACGGACCGCAGATGCATTACGGACGATCTTAAATGCGGTCTCAGCAAAGTTAAATAAAAGGGTTTTCCTTGAAATCACAGAAGATTTAAATGATTAG
- a CDS encoding metallophosphoesterase — protein MNILHISDLHFGPRHWDGNDKILLEKLNSYDADIVINTGDNTTDGLEDEYAKAGRFLKLIKCKNKISVIGNHDKRNMRSHELFRKYIYKPDIIYISEMVPSKKKHLFLNRNITKVRDNFTDVNFIKCVTIKNIKVLVVSIDTNELYSDEGFVEEEILKAVSKEIRGVEYDLPILLTHYSILGTDDCPLRNSSLLIDFVHQHKIENVFCGHTHEMELMKTTDLYHGLSFTQFMCGTLSSCNHPNDDNMFLYYQNFGRKDMHLFLVRIFPEESHLTFKEEMVF, from the coding sequence TTGAATATCCTGCACATTTCTGATCTGCATTTTGGTCCCCGCCACTGGGATGGGAATGACAAGATTCTGTTGGAAAAACTGAATTCATATGATGCCGATATTGTCATCAATACCGGAGACAATACAACTGACGGCCTGGAGGATGAATATGCCAAAGCCGGACGTTTTTTAAAATTAATTAAATGCAAAAATAAAATTTCAGTTATCGGGAATCACGATAAAAGAAATATGCGTTCCCATGAACTTTTCCGAAAGTACATTTATAAACCGGACATCATTTATATTTCTGAGATGGTGCCGTCCAAAAAAAAACATCTATTTTTAAACAGGAACATAACCAAAGTCCGCGATAATTTTACAGATGTAAATTTTATCAAGTGCGTTACGATAAAAAATATAAAGGTTCTGGTTGTCAGCATAGATACAAATGAACTCTATAGTGACGAGGGGTTTGTTGAAGAAGAAATTTTGAAAGCCGTCTCAAAAGAGATCCGGGGGGTAGAATATGATCTACCTATTTTGTTGACCCATTATTCCATTCTGGGAACAGACGACTGCCCGTTAAGGAATTCATCCCTCTTGATCGATTTTGTGCATCAGCATAAGATAGAGAATGTTTTTTGTGGTCATACCCATGAGATGGAGTTAATGAAAACCACGGACCTTTATCATGGTCTCTCCTTTACACAATTTATGTGCGGGACATTGTCTTCCTGCAATCATCCCAATGACGACAACATGTTTTTGTACTATCAAAATTTTGGCCGTAAGGATATGCATCTCTTTCTGGTGAGAATTTTCCCGGAAGAGAGTCATCTCACATTTAAAGAAGAAATGGTTTTTTAA